The Ictalurus furcatus strain D&B chromosome 5, Billie_1.0, whole genome shotgun sequence genome includes a region encoding these proteins:
- the tasor2 gene encoding uncharacterized protein tasor2 isoform X3 translates to MENDTTISKEGLLEPVLPGSVTFESSILAPLRNSYLYEESKESFTYNSAQLINNAALQQRYSAFRAEKRENRYSEEELKESFGFLLLDDKSRANRLADTGLVVGQGTCTILGDCSKGVYISKYSDCLDLKRWYDGKTGYIVLLKLTKGREKEVTENYTQNFTPPTAGFDCHVSEQLRAVCATTSSFLAFERTQYYMYELLDGGEKVESCPRHVCPFAIVAFSYGKTAISLEQKEKSHEKSSFHYQPWSGQLKIESVLYNIGLKSIHGAMFPANLPKTVQVDRAIGVSELRKTLPQAVFETSPLCEVSLDGKWFSMYDVISFEESNDLAFLTQELKEKDMALVICLEDGGFLVLLHSCNFLSYEGAGTDKAFALQGMFVYPDSRTVPRETKSGYHKTTVSSEVLQVLPALNYAELEMEKCPPKQHEEPLGIMEKHLQNFAALICPGLTSSPNREASMFPDQYDVPSGFPLIAPKWTEQTGDRLRTYLESPRSFEIPVVRAMELLAAGKQQRSDDHDDDVYYYISSPEAPQTPAGMVLERDLPNETDHLTCRNVSDDMKKTAEQQAETEITVAAESPHCALIEEVSTPGAAVVASPDNNPVERTDTSPTSGDLPPEYYAQNIHADNTAQDSEKTSECVSVDDKCSGQEFSGAVLKETIENTSVALSSTEIADDSSTLASNTEMEVDQSVDSISDELPKVGGQIPVADKVLQEADLPTSISPPTTSVNQTDALIKGCKDVPQEANSNVLAERKSVPNRRGKRRRRKALKRNTNRVSQIAPPLQNTTLSLCPSAESNPEQSSNSDATHSSPSTLKKDWRSLPRRKRHWNPDVSTKRTLRSDFKSSEIPCGKNSETEKNTTITELAVIESIMPSTPKRKMEGINMRERYGLKTIITDCGFVFVPHGSEVAPGDINSNKHKQAQESSITTNSPLGERPTTTPPHDKHQPLEMENSGQHMHLTDTQDISVNPGKALSSEDTTEKDPVSPKNSEQSSILESTEKNKSPVKGHVYRAISISKLKTVLKRAKRTTSPAVQDHGISISDNTGPELKRGKPNNDVELSDKNNSAGSQEPAENTPSKPRLRTTTSQEKRILKIPKENGLTGICQQVQPPVESRLSMNSDHLLTLPDLSSCPDYPNKEGKNGWRFLPSSSASAPAAVKAKVWSSMFFRCRTIIEKEGSIQVTRHWKENYDFKFDSKFTNDRIDKCVTRALHGKWDFSIEDNYEQVHLIFHMWIGLFYSKPTSRFFHFDQICPTVERKNPVTVLQCAVQTATLLPDVDLASKQDKPTSSDPVADALDLSVKPSGAVDLCTVRENPTPSTGIQSNLEHTRENKQPAIKPRLDYSPSVLAGGIHMGYRSTEALEENSTPDCTDCSDIEDIMTDVTESSYTKVLESNSAYIQLLDQASNMRIDEQKLLNVQKSELVSKDLSTTKTMNIKSAGRMGSETTNVAIFHQVVGPVRPVNLSKVHDSLPGRKIILKSLSFKDKHKDEAPVSVYSESVSKDEQCEAAVDEEQHETTSVCTHSGSKNESPVKTQIESSSVISVSVSDGNAKIEVKSVLLASDETPMVIHDVNSSTKEQSVSGERNNKVMCNDVGDAPMDVLDVNNKAKQEVKSVIDETPRDDRNDNILLEKHVNHEVTEKVGPVPDVRDDTPINVNEIKEDVKPASHVQSDTPEEVFVDDETKDKVSPVPVTDDSSVNVPDVIKSKEVVEPVGDNTSAHDIRNDTHLGVQVNDETNKVTTTLDIGDITSVYDGENTPHGVCDEDDDASDEVNSVVNIRDMSVDVLAEAKDQLGVIDDIPVDVQDVNNTNKEATPELDVRTDMSADVQDVNNINKEANPGLDVREDTPANVQDVNDGTKDETKCQPDVGDCSSVDRQHDVDTTEGRNMEEHVSGKDESNTDEMTNESERKVAAQLICDADIELDSEEQNTIDESRDWTDCVDMDISDEDSEDENQEKVHEVNVSAGEILPKVLEEDTVKLQEDEIKPEAHVASNYKEQTTEGAQPGISDYSSAGHVSSTSHQSITLKEGHSLPAVGGACIPTQNGSESTMLHDSIVVQHETPEVNQNKPRKVCDDVSPLTGVFKAEPYETKDSSIQGTTEEADDLAILNANVGSGKDSRMLEKGTDQKPLIPTICARYAAKRDEIYDNFDSMDASPPALQIDTEAEMNSRCCTPTLDEPPYSQLTEEVSDFQEVNLQDISETEHYCVKKRSTNTWLVLDSSEDSQSGVEKSPAHRDQISPQDPSWSSNKYDATVKETDESELLVTDKHVPEENLDYFDYDAIPTPRKTKEIEPEQYQFGFSSEKYEEYSCEELPSSWTHSACFKTEDQKDLSEWYAPFEHTRYTNSISVHREVAYRPREITESNSDNFGWGQRIRYSEFSPNVDESHERVLSFRHRAGLSESNDESESHVSEPVCYSKRKHKIKLCQNESDEGDFTATVDYSIKKTFSCSSDRSSISRTRTSSPYQHKGGSKQPFDWRRYFRREGIFESNEGNDGPFHDPPSSIVTMVDKKGNRMIFESPSSQKRLSGIHGIMSQSVEEQQTESDTQSLMELEYLIFSENMTHLLKNCKPTSRVKPQRRLNISPVENPMTIQFSRLDEQNSFSALDQTLPTLSKFKINVDMTERKALKKTPNYCKPLHLQSLFCERGTEATCSKVSDITKECSKSYNTMMNDICLGKTIPHQNDELKRKWDIERATTSKQSGFCGRIKKDMFDYLHDNLNAVVRQACKTKYKFYILVTSADPFFEETKDLLEAEGHTAIEPYQFDFYANGQTPVLIILRNEDIAEHIFEVPHLLELKKSSRVLFVGIDQPDDVVNLTHQELFAKGGFVVFDETALDTLNLENIKKVVGIMEELDKKGKWKWFLHYRDSRKLRESARCSPEAQRRKQFIDCCQEAGIVEVLPYHECDVISRDRPDYLRCLVHLQIQNVSARFPIFITDTPDDCFEKNGILTMNIYTFSRILSNDTCSIS, encoded by the exons ATGGAGAATGACACTACTATATCGAAAGAAG GTCTTCTTGAGCCAGTGCTTCCTGGCTCAGTAACCTTTGAAAGCAGTATTTTAGCTCCTCTTCGTAACAGCTATTTGTATGAGGAGTCCAAAGAGTCTTTTACCTACAATTCAGCACAGTTGATCAATAATGCAGCTCTACAACAAAGA TATTCTGCATTTCGTGCTGAAAAACGTGAAAATCGGTACTCTGAAGAGGAACTCAAGGAGTCGTTTGGCTTCTTGTTGCTTGATGACAAATCCAGG GCAAATAGACTCGCGGATACAGGCCTAGTTGTTGGGCAAGGGACGTGCACCATTCTCGGAGATTGTTCAAAGG GTGTGTATATTTCAAAGTACTCTGACTGCCTTGACCTAAAGCGCTGGTACGATGGCAAGACAGGCTACATTGTTCTGTTAAAGTTgacaaag GGTCGAGAGAAGGAGGTGACGGAAAACTACACACAAAACTTCACACCCCCAACTGCTGGGTTTGACTGTCATGTATCAGAGCAGCTCAGAGCAGTGTGTGCAACCACCAGCTCCTTTCTAGCATTTGAAAGGACTCAG tattATATGTATGAGCTTCTGGATGGAGGGGAAAAGGTTGAGTCATGCCCAAGGCATGTGTGCCCATTCGCCATTGTGGCTTTCTCCTATGGAAAAACTGCCATCTCTTTAGAGCAGAAAGAGAAAAG cCATGAAAAATCAT CATTTCATTACCAACCCTGGAGTGGCCAGCTAAAGATTGAGTCTGTTTTGTACAACATTGGCTTGAAGTCCATCCATGGAGCTATGTTCCCAGCAAATCT CCCAAAAACAGTTCAAGTTGACCGTGCCATTGGAGTCTCTGAACTGAGGAAGACATTGCCCCAAGCAGTTTTTGAAACTTCTCCTctttgtgaag ttTCATTAGATGGCAAATGGTTTAGCATGTATGATGTCATCTCCTTTGAAGAAAGTAATGACCTAGCTTTCTTAACTCAAGAGTTGAAGGAGAAGGACATG GCCCTTGTAATATGTTTGGAAGATGGTGGTTTCCTTGTACTTTTACATTCATGTAATTTCCTCTCCTATGAAG GTGCAGGCACAGATAAAGCCTTTGCTCTTCAAGGAATGTTTGTTTATCCTGACTCCAGGACTGTGCCAAGAG AGACCAAGAGTGGATACCATAAGACTACAGTTTCATCGGAGGTTCTTCAAGTTCTCCCCGCCCTGAATTATGCTGAATTAGAAATGGAGAAGTGTCCTCCAAAGCAGCATGAGGAGCCTCTGGGCataatggagaaacatttgcAGAACTTTGCTGCTCTTATTTGTCCAGGGTTAACTAGCAGTCCTAATAGGGAGGCTAGTATGTTTCCTGATCAGTATGATGTACCCAGTGGTTTTCCTCTGATTGCCCCAAAGTGGACAGAACAAACTGGGGATCGCCTCAGGACATACCTAGAAAGTCCACGCAGTTTTGAAATTCCAGTGGTTAGAGCAATGGAACTCCTTGCTGCTGGAAAACAGCAGCGCAGTGATGATCACGACGATGATGTCTATTACTATATATCGTCACCTGAGGCCCCTCAGACTCCTGCTGGCATGGTTTTGGAAAGAGATTTGCCTAATGAAACTGATCATTTAACATGCAGGAATGTTTCTGATGACATGAAAAAGACAGCAGAGCAGCAAGCTGAAACAGAAATAACTGTAGCTGCTGAATCGCCCCATTGTGCTTTGATAGAGGAAGTcagcacacctggtgcagcaGTGGTTGCATCGCCTGATAATAACCCAGTTGAAAGGACAGACACTTCACCCACATCAGGTGACCTCCCCCCAGAATACTATGCTCAGAACATTCATGCAGATAATACTGCTCAGGACAGTGAGAAAACATCTGAGTGTGTCTCAGTTGATGACAAATGCAGTGGGCAGGAGTTTTCTGGGGCAGTTTTGAAAGAAACCATTGAGAACACCAGTGTGGCATTATCATCCACAGAAATTGCAGATGATTCCTCAACTCTGGCATCTAACACTGAGATGGAGGTTGATCAGTCAGTAGATTCTATATCAGATGAACTCCCTAAAGTTGGAGGTCAGATACCTGTTGCAGACAAAGTCCTACAGGAAGCTGACCTTCCAACATCCATTTCACCTCCTACTACATCAGTAAACCAGACTGACGCATTAATTAAAGGTTGCAAAGACGTACCGCAAGAGGCAAATAGCAATGTTCTTGCTGAGAGAAAATCCGTGCCAAACCGGCGTGGAAAACGGAGAAGAAGGAAAGCTTTAAAACGCAATACTAATAGAGTCAGTCAAATTGCCCCCCCACTTCAAAACACTACTTTATCCTTATGCCCTTCAGCAGAATCTAACCCTGAACAGAGTAGTAACAGTGACGCAACACATTCCTCACCCAGTACACTGAAGAAAGATTGGCGGTCTCTCCCAAGGCGCAAGAGGCACTGGAATCCTGATGTCAGTACGAAGCGGACGCTCAGGTCAGATTTTAAAAGCAGTGAAATACCATGTGGTAAAAACAGTGAGACTGAGAAAAATACCACCATTACAGAACTTGCTGTCATAGAAAGCATCATGCCCAGTACACCAAAGCGCAAAATGGAAGGAATTAATATGAGAGAACGATATGGCCTTAAGACAATAATCACAGATTGTGGTTTTGTCTTTGTCCCACATGGCTCAGAGGTTGCTCCTGGAGACATaaattcaaacaaacataaGCAAGCTCAAGAATCCTCCATTACAACCAACAGTCCTTTGGGGGAGAGGCCAACAACTACACCACCACATGATAAACATCAGCCATTAGAAATGGAAAACAGTGGTCAGCATATGCACCTAACAGACACACAAGACATTTCAGTGAATCCAGGTAAGGCACTATCATCTGAGGACACTACTGAGAAAGATCCTGTATCCCCTAAAAACTCTGAGCAATCATCTATCCTTGaatcaactgaaaaaaataaaagcccaGTGAAAGGCCATGTGTACAGGGCAATATCCATAAGTAAACTAAAGACAGTGCTCAAAAGAGCAAAAAGGACTACATCTCCTGCTGTACAGGATCATGGGATATCGATATCCGATAATACAGGGCCTGAACTGAAAAGAGGCAAACCAAACAATGATGTAGAGTTGTCAGACAAGAACAACTCAGCTGGGAGCCAAGAGCCAGCGGAAAATACACCATCTAAACCACGGCTGAGGACCACAACATCTCAGGAGAAACGGATCTTAAAGATCCCAAAAGAAAATG GTTTGACAGGCATATGCCAGCAGGTTCAACCTCCAGTTGAGTCTCGTCTGTCCATGAATTCTGACCACCTTCTGACGTTACCTGATCTCAGTAGTTGTCCAGACTATCCGAATAAAGAAGGCAAAAATGGATGGAGATTCCTGCCATCTTCAAGTGCATCAGCCCCAGCCGCTGTCAAGGCCAAAGTATGGAGTTCTATGTTTTTCCGCTGTAGGACCATCATTGAAAAGGAGGGCTCCATTCAAGTGACAAGACATTGGAAAGAAAACTATGATTTCAAATTTGACAGCAAGTTCACAAATGACAGGATAGACAAATGTGTGACAAGAGCGCTGCATGG CAAATGGGATTTCAGCATTGAAGACAATTATGAGCAGGTGCATCTCATCTTCCATATGTGGATAGGCCTGTTCTACAGTAAACCCACTTCCAGATTCTTTCACTTTGATCAGATCTGTCCaacagtggaaagaaaaaatCCTGTAACGGTGTTACAGTGTGCTGTTCAGACTGCCACACTGCTGCCTGATGTTGATTTGGCCTCAAAGCAGGACAAACCTACTTCCTCAGATCCTGTAGCAGATGCTCTTGACCTTTCAGTGAAACCATCTGGGGCTGTGGATCTCTGCACTGTTCGAGAGAATCCTACACCTAGTACTGGTATACAATCAAACCTGGAACATACGAGGGAAAATAAACAGCCAGCTATTAAACCCAGATTAGACTATTCTCCTAGTGTTCTAGCAGGAGGCATTCATATG GGTTACAGATCCACTGAGGCCTTGGAGGAAAATTCCACACCTGATTGTACCGACTGCAGTGACATAGAGGATATTATGACCGATGTCACTGAAAGCTCTTACACAAAAGTCTTGGAGAGCAATAGTGCATACATTCAGTTGTTGGACCAGGCGTCAAACATGAGAATCGATGAACAGAAATTGTTGAATGTGCAAAAGAGTGAACTTGTTAGCAAGGACCTGTCCACAACAAAGACCATGAACATAAAAAGTGCTGGGAGGATGGGCAGTGAGACAACAAATGTGGCTATATTCCACCAGGTTGTTGGGCCTGTCAGGCCTGTCAATCTTTCAAAAGTGCATGATTCCTTGCCTGGAAGAAAAATCATATTAAAGTCATTGAGCTTTAAGGACAAACACAAAGATGAAGCACCCGTGTCAGTATACAGTGAGAGTGTATCCAAAGATGAGCAGTGTGAAGCAGCAGTTGATGAGGAACAACATGAAACTACATCAGTGTGCACGCACTCTGGTAGCAAGAATGAGTCGCCAGTTAAAACCCAGATAGAAAGTTCTTCTGTCATTTCCGTTTCTGTGAGTGATGGCAATGCAAAAATTGAAGTTAAATCTGTGCTTCTTGCCAGTGATGAAACACCTATGGTTATTCATGATGTGAATAGTAGTACAAAGGAGCAATCTGTGTCTGGTGAGAGAAATAATAAGGTAATGTGTAATGATGTTGGAGACGCACCAATGGATGTGCTTGACGTAAATAACAAGGCAAAGCAGGAGGTCAAATCTGTAATTGATGAAACACCAAGAGATGACAGAAATGATAATATACTTTTGGAGAAGCATGTTAATCATGAAGTAACAGAGAAGGTTGGACCTGTACCTGATGTCAGAGATGACACTCCTATCAATGTGAATGAAATAAAGGAGGATGTTAAACCTGCGAGTCATGTCCAGAGCGATACACCTGAGGAAGTGTTCGTTGATGATGAGACAAAAGACAAAGTATCACCTGTGCCTGTTACAGATGACTCATCTGTGAATGTACCTGATGTGATTAAGTCAAAGGAAGTGGTTGAACCTGTTGGAGACAACACAAGTGCACATGATATCAGAAATGACACACATTTGGGGGTACAGGTTAACGATGAGACAAACAAGGTTACAACAACACTTGATATCGGAGATATCACATCAGTGTATGATGGAGAAAATACTCCTCATGGTGTatgtgatgaggatgatgatgccTCAGATGAAGTTAATTCTGTGGTGAACATCAGAGATATGTCTGTAGATGTACTGGCTGAAGCCAAAGATCAACTTGGTGTCATAGATGACATACCTGTAGATGTACAGGATGTGAATAACACAAACAAGGAAGCCACACCTGAGCTTGATGTCAGAACTGATATGTCTGCAGATGTACAGGATGTGAATAACATAAACAAGGAAGCCAACCCTGGGCTTGATGTCAGAGAAGACACACCTGCAAACGTACAGGATGTGAATGATGGCACAAAGGATGAAACGAAATGTCAGCCTGATGTCGGAGACTGCAGCTCTGTGGATAGACAGCACGATGTTGATACGACAGAAGGAAGGAACATGGAGGAACATGTGTCTGGGAAAGATGAGAGTAATACAGATGAAATGACTaatgaaagtgaaagaaaagtAGCAGCACAGCTCATTTGTGATGCCGACATTGAATTAGACTCTGAGGAGCAGAACACTATTGACGAGTCTCGAGATTGGACAGATTGTGTAGATATGGATATCAGTGATGAGGATTCTGAAGATGAAAATCAAGAAAAGGTGCATGAGGTGAATGTCTCTGCTGGTGAAATTCTTCCTAAAGTGCTTGAAGAAGACACTGTAAAGCTGCAGGAGGATGAAATAAAACCTGAGGCACATGTGGCAAGCAATTATAAAGAGCAAACTACAGAGGGTGCTCAGCCAGGCATATCTGATTATTCATCTGCTGGTCATGTGAGCTCAACATCTCATCAGTCAATTACGTTGAAGGAAGGCCATAGCTTGCCTGCTGTTGGTGGCGCTTGCATCCCAACACAGAATGGTAGTGAAAGCACAATGCTTCATGACTCCATTGTGGTTCAACATGAGACCCCTGAGGTCAATCAGAACAAACCCAGaaaagtgtgtgatgatgtgtcCCCCTTAACTGGAGTTTTTAAAGCAGAACCATATGAAACAAAAGACTCTAGCATCCAGGGAACAACTGAAGAAGCTGATGATTTAGctattttaaatgcaaatgttgGTTCAGGCAAAGACTCTAGAATGCTAGAGAAGGGTACTGACCAAAAACCTCTTATCCCCACAATTTGTGCAAGGTATGCTGCTAAAAGGGATGAGATATATGACAATTTTGATAGCATGGATGCATCTCCACCTGCTCTGCAAATAGATACTGAGGCTGAGATGAACAGCAGATGCTGTACTCCTACTCTGGATGAACCACCATACAGTCAACTGACGGAAGAGGTTTCAGACTTTCAGGAAGTGAATTTACAGGACATTTCTGAAACGGAGCACTATTGTGTAAAGAAGAGGTCTACCAATACATGGTTGGTACTTGATAGTTCTGAGGATTCGCAGTCTGGAGTAGAGAAGTCTCCAGCTCACAGAGACCAAATCTCCCCTCAGGATCCTAGTTGGTCCTCTAATAAGTACGATGCCACAGTCAAAGAGACCGATGAAAGTGAACTATTAGTAACTGATAAACATGTGCCCGAGGAGAACTTGGATTATTTTGATTACGATGCGATTCCCACACCtagaaaaaccaaagaaattgaGCCTGAACAATACCAGTTTGGTTTTTCATCTGAAAAATACGAAGAATATTCCTGTGAAGAGCTTCCTTCATCATGGACACACAGTGCTTGCTTCAAAACAGAGGATCAAAAAGATCTCAGTGAATGGTATGCACCTTTTGAGCATACACGTTACACAAACAGCATTTCTGTCCACAGAGAAGTTGCATATAGGCCAAGAGAGATTACAGAAAGTAACTCGGACAACTTTGGTTGGGGACAAAGAATTCGTTATTCAGAATTCAGTCCCAATGTGGATGAGTCACATGAAAGAGTTCTTTCTTTCAGACATCGAGCAGGTTTATCTGAATCTAATGATGAGTCTGAAAGTCATGTATCAGAGcctgtgtgttacagtaaaagGAAACACAAGATAAAGTTGTGTCAAAATGAGTCAGATGAAGGAGACTTTACTGCGACTGTAGACTACAGCATAAAAAAGACCTTTTCATGTAGTTCAGATCGATCAAGCATATCAAGGACACGAACATCTAGCCCATATCAGCATAAAGGAGGAAGCAAGCAGCCTTTTGACTGGCGTAGATATTTCAGGAGAGAGGGAATATTTGAGTCAAATGAAGGCAACGATGGACCATTTCATGATCCACCTTCTTCTATCGTCACTATGGTCGACAAGAAAGGTAATAGAATGATATTTGAAAGTCCTTCCTCTCAAAAGCGATTGTCAGGCATACATGGTATTATGAGTCAGAGTGTGGAAGAACAGCAAACAGAATCCGACACCCAGTCTTTAATGGAACTTGAGTATCTTATTTTTTCAGAGAATATGACCCATTTGCTCAAAAACTGCAAGCCTACCTCCAGAGTGAAACCACAACGCAGACTAAATATCAGCCCTGTTGAAAACCCTATGACCATTCAATTTTCAAGACTTGATGAGCAGAACAGTTTTTCTGCACTTGATCAGACCTTGCCAACTCTTTCTAAGTTTAAGATAAACGTGGACATGACTGAAAGGAAGGCCTTGAAGAAAACTCCAAATTACTGTAAGCCCTTGCATCTCCAAAGCCTTTTCTGTGAAAGAGGCACTGAAGCAACTTGTTCAAAGGTATCAGACATCACCAAAGAATGTTCAAAGTCTTACAACACTATGATGAATGACATTTGCCTTGGCAAGACTATCCCTCATCAGAATGACGAGTTGAAAAGAAAATGGGATATTGAGCGCGCTACAACTAGCAAACAGTCTGGATTCTGTGGTCGGATCAAAAAGGACATGTTTGATTATCTGCATGATAATTTAAACGCCGTTGTGAGGCAAGCGTGCAAGACGAAGTACAAGTTCTACATCTTGGTTACATCAGCAGACCCCTTTTTTGAGGAAACAAAG GATCTGTTGGAAGCTGAGGGCCACACCGCAATTGAGCCTTATCAGTTTGACTTTTATGCCAATGGGCAAACCCCTGTACTTATTATCCTGAGAAACGAGGATATTGCAGAACACATATTTGAG GTTCCACATTTGCTTGAGTTAAAAAAGTCATCCAGGGTTCTGTTTGTGGGCATCGATCAGCCTGACGATGTTGTAAACCTCACACACCAAGAGCTTTTTGCCAAGGGAGGATTTGTGGTTTTCGATGAAACCGCACTAGACACACTGAATTTAG aaaacattaaaaaggtTGTGGGCATTATGGAAGAACTAGATAAAAAAGGGAAGTGGAAATGGTTTCTGCACTACAGAGACAGCCGCAAGCTTCGGGAAAGTGCAAG GTGCAGTCCTGAAGCACAAAGGAGGAAGCAGTTCATTGACTGCTGCCAGGAAGCGGGAATAGTGGAGGTCTTGCCTTATCATGAATGTGACGTCATTTCACGGGACAGACCAGACTACCTTCGCTGTCTAGTTCATCTCCAGATCCAAAACGTCTCTGCACGGTTCCCTATTTTCATTACAG